A region of Solanum dulcamara chromosome 7, daSolDulc1.2, whole genome shotgun sequence DNA encodes the following proteins:
- the LOC129894816 gene encoding F-box/kelch-repeat protein At3g23880-like produces the protein MYLPSLPFEIIISILLLLPAKELIKFLVTCKSWYALIKSQEFIKKHHETSTVTGENHILYTHIETNSEKTFALLNHKTFHYESDLRVSFDLPDALNSIIVSSVNGLICLADINRFGHTYLTNPSINKYLILPPSSIYSDESELQFRQMCTGFGYHERTNDFKVVRIGFIDHDWLIEDYYEEPITPPRAYDFECRAEIFSLNTKVWKTLNLSPNFCYNRHDIFSGVVVNECLHWKAIKSNTYEDKMVILSFHMGDGIFHDIECPIFSDEERINRFKCFGEFKGKLGFFTYCPIECWYGPGEQPCHLWTMEEYGVINSWTCQTIIVPGMSICKPLAFTRNGEIIMRDRSGKIFCCDYNNNQLLDLNIQDDKHDLNFINYTESLVLVDLNDEPMEDDVGEFDDMSI, from the coding sequence ATGTATCTACCATCTTTACCTTTTGAGATCATCATCTCAATTCTTTTGCTTCTCCCTGCTAAAGAGCTAATCAAGTTCCTTGTTACATGCAAATCTTGGTATGCTTTGATAAAAAGTCAAGAATTCATCAAGAAGCATCATGAGACATCAACTGTAACAGGTGAAAATCATATTCTATATACTCATATCGAAACCAATTCTGAAAAGACTTTTGCTTTGCTTAATCACAAAACTTTTCACTATGAGTCTGATTTAAGAGTCTCCTTTGACTTACCAGACGCGTTGAATAGTATTATTGTGAGTTCAGTTAATGGTCTGATTTGCCTCGCTGATATTAATCGTTTTGGCCATACATATTTGACTAATCCATCTATAAACAAGTACTTGATTCTTCCCCCTTCAAGTATTTATAGTGATGAATCTGAACTTCAATTCAGACAAATGTGTACTGGATTTGGTTATCATGAAAGGACCAATGATTTTAAGGTTGTTCGAATTGGATTTATTGACCATGATTGGTTAATTGAAGATTATTATGAAGAGCCAATTACACCTCCTCGTGCATATGATTTTGAGTGTAGGGCTGAGATATTTTCACTAAATACCAAGGTTTGGAAAACACTGAATTTGAGTCCTAATTTTTGCTACAACAGACATGACATATTTTCAGGAGTTGTTGTTAATGAATGTTTGCACTGGAAGGCTATTAAGAGCAACACTTATGAggataaaatggttattttgtCATTTCATATGGGGGACGGAATATTTCACGATATTGAATGCCCAATATTTTCTGATGAAGAGAGGATTAATCGATTTAAATGTTTTGGTGAGTTTAAAGGTAAACTTGGATTTTTTACATATTGTCCAATTGAGTGTTGGTATGGGCCCGGGGAACAACCTTGTCACCTTTGGACGATGGAGGAGTATGGTGTGATAAATTCTTGGACTTGTCAGACTATTATTGTGCCAGGAATGTCAATTTGCAAGCCCTTGGCTTTTACGAGAAATGGAGAAATTATAATGAGAGATAGATCTGGCAAGATATTTTGCTGTGATTACAACAATAATCAGCTGCTTGATTTGAACATACAAGATGACAAGCATGATTTGAACTTTATCAACTATACTGAAAGCTTAGTTTTGGTTGATCTTAATGATGAACCAATGGAGGATGATGTTGGTGAATTTGATGATATGAGTATATGA
- the LOC129894817 gene encoding uncharacterized protein LOC129894817, translating into MCTGFGYHERTNDFKVVRIGFIDHDWLIEDYYEEPITPPRAYDFECRAEIFSLNTKVWKTLNLSPNFCYNRHDIFSGVVVNECLHWKAIKSNTYEDKMVILSFHMGDGIFHDIECPIFSDEERINRFKCFGEFKTIIVPGMSICKPLAFTRNGEIIMRDRSGKIFCYDYNNNPLLDLNIQDDKHDLNFINYTETLVLVDLNDELMEDDVGEFVDMSI; encoded by the exons ATGTGTACTGGATTTGGTTATCATGAAAGGACCAATGATTTTAAGGTTGTTCGAATTGGATTTATTGACCATGATTGGTTAATTGAAGATTATTATGAAGAGCCAATTACACCTCCTCGTGCATATGATTTTGAGTGTAGGGCTGAGATATTTTCACTAAATACCAAGGTTTGGAAAACACTGAATTTGAGTCCTAATTTTTGTTATAACAGACATGACATATTTTCAGGAGTTGTTGTTAATGAATGTTTGCACTGGAAGGCTATTAAGAGCAACACTTATGAggataaaatggttattttgtCATTTCATATGGGGGACGGAATATTTCACGATATTGAATGCCCAATATTTTCTGATGAAGAGAGGATTAATCGATTTAAATGTTTTGGTGAGTTTAAG ACTATTATTGTGCCAGGAATGTCAATTTGCAAGCCCTTGGCTTTTACGAGAAATGGAGAAATTATAATGAGAGATAGATCTGGCAAGATATTTTGTTACGATTACAACAATAATCCACTGCTTGATTTGAACATACAAGATGACAAGCATGATTTGAACTTTATCAACTATACTGAAACCTTAGTTTTGGTTGATCTTAATGATGAACTAATGGAGGATGATGTTGGTGAATTTGTTGATATGAGTATATGA